A region from the Vicia villosa cultivar HV-30 ecotype Madison, WI linkage group LG3, Vvil1.0, whole genome shotgun sequence genome encodes:
- the LOC131654921 gene encoding probable serine/threonine-protein kinase PIX13 isoform X1 — MGNCLANPNHDSKKKRKQQNNNSSAGADGDERRVGVGAANKEKYGGKIVTPNLKMFTLDELKSVTRNFRPDTVLGEGGFGRVFKGWIDKNTYKPSKVGVGIPVAVKKSSADSLQGLQEWQSEVKFLGKFSHPNLVKLLGFCWEEDQFLLVYEYMQKGSLESHIFRSPEPLSWDIRMKIAIGAARGLDFLHTSEKSVIYRDFKSSNILLDGDFNAKLSDFGLAKLGPVNGRSHVTTRIMGTYGYAAPEYMATGHLYVKSDVYGFGVVLLEMLTGLIALDTNRPTNEMNLVDYTKGSLHDKKKLKKIMDQRLDQQYPLAAAFLIAQVILQCLEADPKNRPSMEQVLETLEKAQTIKYKPKVKKSRSAQSKNMRPNEHSTDKQ, encoded by the exons ATGGGAAACTGTTTGGCAAATCCAAATCATGACAGtaagaaaaagagaaagcaaCAAAACAATAATTCTTCTGCAG GTGCAGATGGTGATGAGAGAAGGGTTGGTGTTGGAGCGGCGAATAAGGAAAAATATGGTGGAAAAATCGTGACGCCGAATCTGAAAATGTTTACATTAGATGAGTTGAAAAGTGTGACTAGAAACTTCAGACCAGACACAGTACTAGGTGAAGGTGGTTTTGGACGTGTTTTCAAAGGATGGATTGACAAAAACACTTACAAACCATCGAAAGTTGGTGTTGGAATTCCTGTCGCTGTTAAGAAATCCAGTGCCGATAGTCTCCAAGGTTTACAAGAATGGCAG AGTGAAGTGAAATTTTTGGGGAAATTCTCGCATCcgaatcttgttaaactgcttgGATTTTGCTGGGAGGAAGATCAGTTTCTGCTTGTGTATGAGTACATGCAAAAGGGAAGCTTGGAAAGTCACATATTCAGAA gtCCAGAACCACTTTCTTGGGATATAAGGATGAAGATAGCTATAGGAGCTGCTAGAGGATTGGATTTTTTGCATACTTCAGAAAAGTCTGTTATTTATAGGGACTTTAAATCCTCCAACATTTTGCTTGATGGG GATTTCAATGCAAAGTTGTCTGACTTTGGGTTGGCAAAGCTTGGGCCAGTCAATGGTAGATCTCATGTTACTACCAGAATTATGGGAACTTATGGTTATGCAGCACCTGAGTACATGGCTACAG GTCATCTTTATGTGAAAAGCGATGTGTATGGATTTGGTGTTGTTCTTCTAGAAATGTTAACAGGCTTAATAGCACTTGACACAAATAGGCCAACAAATGAGATGAATTTGGTGGATTACACAAAGGGATCTCTACATgacaaaaagaaactcaaaaagaTAATGGATCAAAGATTGGATCAACAATATCCATTAGCAGCAGCATTTCTAATAGCTCAAGTTATTCTCCAATGTTTAGAAGCTGACCCTAAAAATAGGCCTTCTATGGAGCAAGTATTGGAAACTTTAGAAAAGGCTCAAACAATTAAGTACAAGCCCAAAGTGAAAAAATCGAGAAGTGCACAATCGAAAAATATGAGACCAAATGAGCACTCTACTGATAAGCAATAA
- the LOC131654921 gene encoding probable serine/threonine-protein kinase PIX13 isoform X2, whose protein sequence is MGNCLANPNHDSKKKRKQQNNNSSADGDERRVGVGAANKEKYGGKIVTPNLKMFTLDELKSVTRNFRPDTVLGEGGFGRVFKGWIDKNTYKPSKVGVGIPVAVKKSSADSLQGLQEWQSEVKFLGKFSHPNLVKLLGFCWEEDQFLLVYEYMQKGSLESHIFRSPEPLSWDIRMKIAIGAARGLDFLHTSEKSVIYRDFKSSNILLDGDFNAKLSDFGLAKLGPVNGRSHVTTRIMGTYGYAAPEYMATGHLYVKSDVYGFGVVLLEMLTGLIALDTNRPTNEMNLVDYTKGSLHDKKKLKKIMDQRLDQQYPLAAAFLIAQVILQCLEADPKNRPSMEQVLETLEKAQTIKYKPKVKKSRSAQSKNMRPNEHSTDKQ, encoded by the exons ATGGGAAACTGTTTGGCAAATCCAAATCATGACAGtaagaaaaagagaaagcaaCAAAACAATAATTCTTCTGCAG ATGGTGATGAGAGAAGGGTTGGTGTTGGAGCGGCGAATAAGGAAAAATATGGTGGAAAAATCGTGACGCCGAATCTGAAAATGTTTACATTAGATGAGTTGAAAAGTGTGACTAGAAACTTCAGACCAGACACAGTACTAGGTGAAGGTGGTTTTGGACGTGTTTTCAAAGGATGGATTGACAAAAACACTTACAAACCATCGAAAGTTGGTGTTGGAATTCCTGTCGCTGTTAAGAAATCCAGTGCCGATAGTCTCCAAGGTTTACAAGAATGGCAG AGTGAAGTGAAATTTTTGGGGAAATTCTCGCATCcgaatcttgttaaactgcttgGATTTTGCTGGGAGGAAGATCAGTTTCTGCTTGTGTATGAGTACATGCAAAAGGGAAGCTTGGAAAGTCACATATTCAGAA gtCCAGAACCACTTTCTTGGGATATAAGGATGAAGATAGCTATAGGAGCTGCTAGAGGATTGGATTTTTTGCATACTTCAGAAAAGTCTGTTATTTATAGGGACTTTAAATCCTCCAACATTTTGCTTGATGGG GATTTCAATGCAAAGTTGTCTGACTTTGGGTTGGCAAAGCTTGGGCCAGTCAATGGTAGATCTCATGTTACTACCAGAATTATGGGAACTTATGGTTATGCAGCACCTGAGTACATGGCTACAG GTCATCTTTATGTGAAAAGCGATGTGTATGGATTTGGTGTTGTTCTTCTAGAAATGTTAACAGGCTTAATAGCACTTGACACAAATAGGCCAACAAATGAGATGAATTTGGTGGATTACACAAAGGGATCTCTACATgacaaaaagaaactcaaaaagaTAATGGATCAAAGATTGGATCAACAATATCCATTAGCAGCAGCATTTCTAATAGCTCAAGTTATTCTCCAATGTTTAGAAGCTGACCCTAAAAATAGGCCTTCTATGGAGCAAGTATTGGAAACTTTAGAAAAGGCTCAAACAATTAAGTACAAGCCCAAAGTGAAAAAATCGAGAAGTGCACAATCGAAAAATATGAGACCAAATGAGCACTCTACTGATAAGCAATAA